One Pectinophora gossypiella chromosome 25, ilPecGoss1.1, whole genome shotgun sequence DNA window includes the following coding sequences:
- the LOC126378222 gene encoding ommochrome-binding protein-like — translation MGWIYSGRFKFFISALLISACATADQKCRGVYFSNRYYDIDILKDGLNKIHQITLNRNDNTLYFTFDQIARVPTRVLGYLDISTRTSGLVEGIRNATCIAIDQAYNKVYVGGSEGIFRINSYKVPERIPVQDNIQSMYFKDVLFYTNSRNEAYMYDSGHINPVFELQGVAAEKIILDDDHNIFFTQGKTLFRVKIGTRVVNSHERYRTNILTTDFDDKPYISTNDGVYVYNKYKYVFDKVSDITGLKALTFNKAGEPIYSVVDLIVHLKYNPVRCIESVIYNRN, via the exons atgggtTGGATTTATTCCGGAAGATTCAAG TTCTTCATATCAGCACTTCTAATCAGCGCCTGCGCAACAGCTGATCAAAAATGCAGAGGAGTTTACTTCAGCAACCGATATTACGACATAGATATATTAAAAGATGGCCTTAATAAAATCCATCAAATAACACTTAATAGAAATGACAATACTTTATACTTCACCTTCGATCAGATCGCTAGGGTTCCTACAAGAGTACTAGGTTACCTAGACATAAGTACTAGGACCTCAGGACTCGTAGAAGGCATTAGAAACGCCACGTGCATAGCCATCGATCAAGCGTATAACAAGGTATACGTGGGCGGGTCTGAAGGTATTTTCAGAATAAACAGTTACAAAGTACCGGAAAGAATTCCCGTACAGGATAATATTCAAAGTATGTACTTCAAGGACGTGTTATTCTACACTAACAGCAGAAACGAAGCGTATATGTACGATAGTGGTCATATAAATCCAGTTTTTGAGCTGCAAGGTGTTGCtgctgaaaaaataatattagacgatgaccataatatatttttcacacAAGGTAAGACCTTGTTTCGTGTTAAGATTGGGACGAGAGTTGTAAATTCCCATGAAAGGTACAGAACGAATATCTTAACAACGGACTTTGATGATAAGCCTTATATATCAACGAATGATGGTGTAtatgtgtataataaatataagtatgtatttgaTAAGGTGTCGGATATAACAGGTTTGAAAGCTTTAACTTTCAATAAGGCTGGTGAACCAATATATTCTGTCGTAGATTTGATcgtacatttaaaatataaccCCGTTCGATGTATAGAGTCAGTCATTTATAACAGAAATTAA